The Populus trichocarpa isolate Nisqually-1 chromosome 11, P.trichocarpa_v4.1, whole genome shotgun sequence genome has a segment encoding these proteins:
- the LOC18110184 gene encoding transcription elongation factor 1 homolog isoform X1 yields the protein MGKRKSTAKPPPKKRMDKLDTVFSCPFCNHGTSVECRIDMKNLIGEAVCGICQESFSMTITGILHYIANGLMNAKGSTAWKMTVLNQLLCCGR from the exons ATGGGGAAAAGAAAGTCAACAGCAAAGCCACCACCCAAGAAGCGGATGGACAAGCTTGATACTGTTTTTAGTTGCCCTTTCTGCAACCATGGCACAAGTGTCGAATGTCGCAT TGATATGAAGAACTTGATTGGTGAGGCTGTATGTGGGATTTGCCAGGAGAGCTTCAGCATGACCATCACAGGTATTTTGCACT atATAGCGAATGGATTGATGAATGCGAAAGGGTCAACAGCCTGGAAGATGACGGTGCTTAACCAGCTCTTATGCTGCGGGAGATAA
- the LOC18110184 gene encoding transcription elongation factor 1 homolog isoform X2: MGKRKSTAKPPPKKRMDKLDTVFSCPFCNHGTSVECRIDMKNLIGEAVCGICQESFSMTITALTEPIDIYSEWIDECERVNSLEDDGA; this comes from the exons ATGGGGAAAAGAAAGTCAACAGCAAAGCCACCACCCAAGAAGCGGATGGACAAGCTTGATACTGTTTTTAGTTGCCCTTTCTGCAACCATGGCACAAGTGTCGAATGTCGCAT TGATATGAAGAACTTGATTGGTGAGGCTGTATGTGGGATTTGCCAGGAGAGCTTCAGCATGACCATCACAG CTTTGACTGAGCCTATAGACAT atATAGCGAATGGATTGATGAATGCGAAAGGGTCAACAGCCTGGAAGATGACGGTGCTTAA